The following proteins come from a genomic window of Paenibacillus spongiae:
- a CDS encoding HesB/IscA family protein: MITVTDLANEKILEMLEAEGTPNMFLRVSVKEGGCSGFSYGMGFDDERNADDQFMEINGLTVAVDNESLKYLNGLEIDFKESAMGGGFTMHNPNASVTCGCGSSFRTATAAGKPAAEGEC, translated from the coding sequence ATGATCACAGTTACCGATTTAGCGAACGAGAAAATACTAGAGATGCTGGAGGCCGAAGGTACGCCGAATATGTTTCTTCGCGTCAGCGTGAAGGAAGGCGGCTGCAGCGGATTTTCATACGGAATGGGTTTTGACGACGAGCGTAATGCCGACGATCAATTCATGGAAATTAACGGGCTTACCGTTGCGGTAGACAACGAAAGCCTCAAATATTTGAACGGACTTGAGATCGACTTCAAGGAATCCGCCATGGGTGGCGGCTTTACGATGCATAATCCGAATGCTTCCGTAACATGCGGCTGCGGTTCTTCGTTCCGTACAGCTACGGCTGCGGGCAAACCGGCTGCCGAAGGCGAATGCTGA
- a CDS encoding MBL fold metallo-hydrolase, with protein MRISDGVAMLEIHVQGFVLNPTLIWDDEAAILIDTGVPGLLEPLRIAMSEAGVPLNRLKAVILTHQDIDHIGSLPELLKESNHHIDVYAHELDKPYIEGSMPLIKTDPGRMSKEAWESLPEGSRILYANPPKAHIDHTLQDGQELPYCGGIQVIFTPGHTPGHISLYLKQSRILVAGDAMISADGNLRGPVQRNTLDMDTALRSLKKFLDYDIESVICYHGGISSENVDGQLKNLVDYT; from the coding sequence TTGAGAATATCAGATGGCGTCGCAATGCTTGAAATCCATGTACAGGGCTTCGTATTGAATCCCACTCTCATTTGGGATGATGAAGCCGCCATATTAATCGATACGGGTGTGCCGGGACTATTGGAACCTTTGCGCATTGCCATGAGTGAGGCTGGGGTTCCCTTGAATCGATTAAAGGCCGTGATTCTGACTCACCAGGACATCGACCATATCGGAAGCCTGCCGGAGCTGCTGAAGGAATCGAATCATCATATTGACGTATATGCCCATGAGCTGGACAAGCCTTATATCGAAGGGAGCATGCCTCTTATCAAGACGGATCCGGGCCGTATGAGTAAAGAGGCGTGGGAGTCGCTTCCGGAAGGATCCAGAATTTTGTATGCGAATCCGCCTAAGGCTCATATAGACCATACGCTGCAGGACGGCCAAGAGCTTCCGTATTGCGGAGGAATTCAGGTTATCTTCACTCCCGGGCATACTCCGGGCCACATCAGTCTCTATCTGAAACAAAGCCGGATTCTTGTTGCCGGCGACGCTATGATAAGCGCGGACGGTAATTTAAGAGGTCCTGTTCAACGAAACACATTGGATATGGATACCGCCCTGCGTTCGCTGAAGAAGTTTCTGGATTATGACATTGAATCGGTTATTTGTTACCACGGAGGCATAAGCAGCGAGAACGTGGATGGTCAGCTCAAGAATCTTGTCGATTATACGTAA
- a CDS encoding ABC transporter ATP-binding protein produces the protein MNVLRTEALCKTYSSKGNVTHKALIDIHLEVEAGEFVGIMGPSGSGKTTLLNLLATIDKPTSGKIEINGTQPSSLKEKQLALFRRRQLGFVFQDFNLLDTLSIKENIVLPLVLEGVPVKRIEESLYPYAELLGITAILDKRTYEVSGGQKQRAAIARAMIHKPSILLADELTGNLDSKAAKDVMESLKKLNETMGATIAMVTHDPFAASYCNRIIFIKDGRFFSEIRKGASRQLFFQQILDALSVLGGNFDDIPFSRA, from the coding sequence ATGAACGTACTTAGAACAGAAGCGCTGTGCAAAACGTACAGCAGCAAAGGCAATGTGACCCATAAGGCATTGATCGATATTCATCTGGAGGTTGAAGCCGGCGAATTCGTCGGCATTATGGGGCCTTCGGGAAGCGGGAAGACGACGCTGCTCAATCTGCTGGCCACGATCGACAAGCCGACCTCGGGCAAGATCGAGATCAACGGCACGCAGCCGTCCAGCTTGAAGGAGAAGCAGCTTGCGCTGTTCCGGCGCAGACAGCTTGGCTTCGTGTTTCAGGATTTTAATCTGCTCGATACGCTGTCGATAAAGGAGAATATCGTCCTTCCGCTCGTGCTGGAGGGCGTGCCGGTCAAGCGGATCGAGGAAAGCTTATATCCCTATGCGGAGCTTCTCGGTATTACGGCCATTCTGGACAAACGGACCTACGAGGTATCCGGTGGTCAGAAGCAGCGCGCGGCCATCGCCCGGGCCATGATTCACAAGCCATCCATTCTGCTTGCGGACGAGCTGACAGGGAATCTCGATTCGAAGGCGGCCAAGGACGTGATGGAGTCGCTGAAGAAATTGAATGAGACGATGGGCGCCACGATTGCGATGGTCACTCACGATCCGTTCGCAGCCAGCTATTGCAATCGGATCATCTTCATTAAAGACGGCCGGTTCTTCTCGGAAATCCGCAAGGGCGCAAGCCGCCAGCTGTTCTTCCAGCAAATACTGGACGCGCTCAGCGTATTGGGAGGGAACTTCGATGACATTCCGTTCTCTCGCGCTTAG
- a CDS encoding aldo/keto reductase — protein sequence MKYRKLGKNGPEISVIGFGSWAIGGSGWASAWGEQDDDQSFESVRAALDAGVTFYDTAAVYGLGHSEAMIGKALGGDRHNVILATKCGLVWDESKAISRSGTYDSVIREAEASLRRLGTDYIDLYQMHWPAEDAPAEETMRAMDKLVQDGKVRYVGVSNYNVEQLEKSLTVRHVDSLQPPYSILRPAIEEQVLPFCLKNGIGVVAYSPLTSGLLSGNYTYDTKFTEDDWRSRNKAHTGEGLRKNVDKVEKLKQIAARHGLTMPQLAVAYVLAHPALASAIVGVRKPSHITGVLPAADVSLDEVTLAEIRAIAAE from the coding sequence ATGAAGTACCGCAAGCTTGGCAAGAACGGTCCCGAAATATCTGTAATTGGCTTCGGCTCTTGGGCGATTGGCGGAAGCGGATGGGCAAGCGCATGGGGAGAGCAGGACGACGATCAGTCCTTCGAAAGCGTGCGCGCGGCGCTGGATGCCGGAGTTACCTTCTATGATACGGCGGCTGTCTACGGACTGGGCCATTCGGAAGCGATGATCGGCAAGGCGCTTGGCGGCGATCGCCATAACGTCATTTTGGCGACCAAATGCGGGCTCGTCTGGGACGAATCGAAAGCGATTTCCCGAAGCGGGACCTATGACTCCGTCATACGTGAAGCGGAGGCTTCCCTCCGCCGGCTCGGAACCGACTATATCGACTTGTACCAAATGCACTGGCCGGCCGAAGACGCACCCGCGGAAGAGACTATGCGCGCCATGGACAAGCTCGTACAGGACGGGAAAGTCAGATATGTCGGCGTCAGCAATTACAATGTCGAGCAGCTTGAGAAATCGCTTACTGTCCGGCATGTAGACTCCCTTCAACCCCCTTATTCGATTCTGAGGCCGGCCATCGAAGAGCAGGTGCTGCCGTTCTGTCTCAAGAACGGGATTGGCGTCGTCGCATACAGCCCGCTCACATCGGGGCTGCTCTCGGGCAATTATACCTATGACACGAAATTCACCGAGGACGATTGGCGTTCACGGAATAAAGCGCATACCGGGGAAGGCCTGCGCAAGAACGTCGATAAAGTCGAGAAGCTGAAGCAAATTGCGGCGCGTCACGGCCTGACCATGCCGCAGCTGGCGGTTGCTTATGTGCTTGCGCATCCGGCGCTGGCGAGCGCGATAGTCGGCGTTCGGAAGCCAAGCCATATTACGGGCGTGCTCCCCGCAGCCGACGTCTCGCTCGACGAAGTCACCCTGGCCGAAATTCGCGCCATTGCTGCGGAATAA
- the mqnE gene encoding aminofutalosine synthase MqnE, translated as MNVVIPTEDKQMQLIKEKVSSGERLSHEDGVFLYRSDDLLSIGQMANEANLRKNGRKVYFIENMSLYFTNVCEARCAFCNFRKDQGDEGAYTLSGPEMIEYVEQHFHPGVREFHIVGGHNNHVPFQYYVDSLKSLHERYPDVTLKAYTAAEIDFFSRISGLSYREVLQELMKAGLKSLTGGGAEILSDEYRRKMKVTKADVSQYLDVHRTAHNLGLRTHTTMLYGSVEKHEDRISHMMQIRELQDETNGFLVFIPLSMQPISPKASIRRRNSAFEDLKTIAISRLMLDNFQHIKAYFINIGTQLTQVSLTMGASDVHGTIVKERISHAAGALTPEGITREDLIWLVKGAGRIPVERDTFYNEIKVYE; from the coding sequence ATGAACGTCGTCATACCAACAGAAGACAAACAGATGCAGCTTATTAAGGAGAAAGTCAGCTCCGGTGAGCGGCTTTCGCATGAGGACGGCGTGTTTCTGTACCGTTCCGACGATCTGCTGTCGATCGGCCAGATGGCCAACGAAGCCAATTTGCGCAAGAACGGGCGCAAAGTTTATTTTATCGAGAATATGAGCTTATACTTTACGAACGTCTGCGAAGCGCGCTGCGCGTTTTGCAATTTCCGCAAGGATCAGGGCGACGAAGGCGCCTATACGCTAAGCGGACCGGAGATGATTGAGTATGTGGAACAGCATTTCCATCCGGGCGTACGGGAATTCCATATTGTAGGCGGCCATAATAACCATGTGCCGTTTCAATATTATGTCGATTCGTTAAAATCATTACATGAGCGCTATCCCGATGTAACGCTTAAAGCCTACACGGCTGCCGAGATCGACTTCTTCTCGCGCATCAGCGGTCTCAGCTACCGCGAGGTGCTGCAGGAGCTGATGAAGGCCGGCTTGAAGAGCCTGACAGGCGGTGGAGCCGAAATCCTGTCCGATGAATACCGGCGCAAGATGAAGGTCACCAAGGCAGACGTCTCGCAATATTTGGACGTTCACCGTACCGCGCACAACCTCGGATTGCGTACGCACACGACCATGCTGTACGGCTCGGTCGAGAAGCATGAAGACCGCATCAGCCACATGATGCAAATACGCGAGCTGCAGGACGAAACGAACGGCTTTCTCGTCTTTATTCCGCTTTCCATGCAGCCCATTAGCCCGAAAGCAAGTATCCGCCGCCGTAATTCGGCCTTCGAAGATTTGAAGACGATTGCGATCAGCCGCTTGATGCTTGACAATTTCCAGCATATTAAAGCGTATTTCATCAATATCGGGACGCAGCTGACGCAAGTCTCGCTTACGATGGGCGCCTCCGACGTTCACGGTACGATTGTGAAGGAGCGGATCAGCCATGCAGCCGGAGCGCTTACGCCGGAAGGCATTACACGCGAAGACTTGATTTGGCTGGTGAAAGGCGCGGGCCGCATTCCAGTTGAACGCGACACCTTCTACAATGAAATTAAAGTGTACGAGTAA
- a CDS encoding FtsX-like permease family protein produces the protein MTFRSLALSGIKGNWRAYSAFFLSSVFSVFVFYVYGSFIYHPDVINGHIKAAAGVRRGMEACQYIVVIFSFFFVLYANSAFLKTRKKEFGLFTLFGMTRFQLRRMIVMESAIIALLAIGVGIGIGILFSKLFFMALALLLDVNNPIRFAVPLKALLITAIGYFALYLFLSVLTSIRVGRSEIIDLLKEANKPKKVPASSPWLSLLAVVSLGGGYALAWMMNMSTFLVFALPILGLVTLGSYFLFTQSSIGLLRLVQKNKPFYFKRTRLITFSQMAFKVKDNARILFMVSLLSAVVLTASGTFYVFQQGSKEQLTTHYPQTIAYYEKGLNKQEIIDPAKVRSIIEADNRSLSYELRTVGIPTELMEPAEGGKWSRGRSDMQAAIVSQADYNHAAEVKGYKPLSLSAGSAVIVNPYEEMRENPLYAGDSIKVKVNGKSTVYPLGETRFGAVMLPAGPFTFLLVVDDDRFAQIRQETPESKQYVMYGFEIADWTTALPTVKKIENAMSLTDETKLQVNTFRVEQYLDLQQTSALTLFVGLFVSLLFFIASGSMLYFKLFTEMKDDEAQFRSLTRIGMTAGEMKRIVASQVGMIFFVPLGLGILHTFFAMKALGNLLNMSTWVYAGVVIAIYIVMQSIYFVVAYMAYMRRMLKAAV, from the coding sequence ATGACATTCCGTTCTCTCGCGCTTAGCGGCATCAAGGGCAACTGGCGGGCGTACAGCGCCTTCTTCTTAAGCAGCGTGTTCTCCGTCTTCGTCTTCTACGTGTACGGATCGTTTATTTATCATCCCGATGTGATCAACGGCCATATCAAAGCGGCGGCCGGGGTGCGCAGAGGAATGGAAGCATGCCAGTATATCGTCGTTATCTTCTCGTTCTTCTTCGTGCTCTATGCGAACTCCGCATTTCTGAAGACGCGCAAGAAGGAGTTCGGCCTCTTCACCTTATTCGGGATGACGCGCTTTCAACTAAGACGAATGATCGTGATGGAGAGCGCCATTATTGCCCTGCTGGCGATTGGCGTCGGCATTGGCATAGGCATTCTGTTCAGCAAGCTGTTCTTCATGGCGCTTGCGCTGCTGCTGGACGTGAACAATCCGATCCGGTTTGCGGTGCCGCTCAAGGCGCTGCTCATCACGGCGATTGGTTACTTTGCTTTATACCTCTTTCTATCGGTTCTCACCAGCATTCGCGTCGGCCGATCGGAAATTATCGATCTGCTGAAGGAAGCGAACAAGCCCAAGAAGGTTCCGGCCTCTTCGCCGTGGCTGTCGCTGCTGGCCGTTGTCAGTCTTGGGGGCGGCTATGCGCTCGCTTGGATGATGAATATGTCCACATTTCTTGTTTTTGCGCTGCCGATTCTCGGCTTAGTGACGCTGGGCTCATATTTTCTTTTCACGCAGAGCAGTATTGGACTGCTTCGTCTGGTGCAGAAGAACAAGCCGTTTTATTTCAAGCGAACCCGGCTGATTACGTTCTCGCAGATGGCTTTCAAGGTGAAAGACAATGCCCGGATTTTGTTCATGGTATCGTTGCTGAGCGCTGTCGTGTTAACGGCTTCCGGGACGTTCTATGTGTTTCAGCAGGGCAGTAAAGAACAGCTTACGACGCATTATCCGCAGACGATCGCATACTACGAGAAAGGCCTTAACAAGCAGGAGATTATCGATCCGGCCAAGGTTCGTTCGATCATCGAAGCAGACAACCGGTCATTGTCATACGAGCTGCGGACAGTCGGTATTCCTACCGAGCTGATGGAGCCTGCCGAAGGCGGAAAATGGTCAAGAGGCAGAAGCGACATGCAGGCCGCGATAGTATCGCAAGCCGATTATAATCACGCCGCCGAGGTAAAGGGTTATAAACCGCTGTCGCTTAGCGCCGGATCGGCCGTCATCGTCAATCCTTACGAGGAAATGCGTGAAAATCCGTTATATGCGGGCGACTCGATTAAAGTGAAGGTCAATGGCAAGTCAACCGTTTATCCGTTAGGGGAAACCAGGTTCGGCGCCGTTATGCTGCCCGCAGGTCCGTTCACGTTCCTGCTCGTGGTAGATGACGACCGCTTCGCACAGATCCGCCAGGAAACGCCGGAAAGCAAGCAGTACGTCATGTACGGGTTCGAAATCGCGGACTGGACGACAGCGCTGCCGACGGTGAAGAAGATCGAGAACGCGATGTCCTTGACCGACGAGACGAAGCTTCAGGTGAATACGTTCCGTGTCGAGCAGTATTTGGATTTGCAGCAAACGTCGGCATTGACGCTCTTCGTCGGCCTGTTCGTCAGCCTGTTGTTCTTCATTGCTTCCGGCAGCATGCTTTACTTCAAGCTGTTTACCGAAATGAAGGACGACGAGGCGCAGTTCCGGTCGCTGACGCGGATTGGGATGACCGCGGGCGAGATGAAGCGGATCGTGGCTTCGCAAGTCGGAATGATCTTCTTTGTCCCGTTGGGTCTGGGCATTCTCCATACGTTCTTCGCGATGAAGGCGCTCGGCAATCTGCTCAATATGAGCACTTGGGTATATGCCGGCGTAGTAATCGCCATCTACATCGTCATGCAGAGCATTTACTTCGTCGTTGCTTATATGGCTTACATGAGACGGATGCTTAAAGCGGCGGTGTAG
- the metE gene encoding 5-methyltetrahydropteroyltriglutamate--homocysteine S-methyltransferase, whose translation MVRSSSLGYPRIGADREWKKALETFWSGKLEEAEFTARLQEIRLSHLKKQQLKGIDWIPVNDFSFYDHMLDTAAMFGIVPKRFAYEGGRVPLSVYYAMARGTQGAAACEMTKWFNTNYHYIVPELSDAAPALTENRPLAAYKEAKEALGIEGKPVLVGLLTFLKLSKGYDAAGIDAWIERLLPLYVQVVQELEREGVQWVQIDEPILVTSVSDQDIIRLKTIYEKLAEGAPKLKIMLQTYFEAVDSYEEIVKLPVDGIGLDFVHGGNGNLAALTKHGFPAGKLLGAGVIDGRGIWRADLEQKLDLMGQLADKVGYDRIIVQSSCSLLHVPVTAERETQLAPELRNALAFADEKLDEIVLLAGAAASGASAAAAFAGQKEALRKLQQSPARSREDVQQAVSLMAAQSAARASSFKERHSIQLQKWQLPLLPTTTIGSFPQSAEVRQARQNWRKGDWSAERYSDYIKEQIGIWIELQAEIGLDVLVHGEFERTDMVEYFGEKLAGFAFTRNGWVQSYGSRCVKPPIIYGDVAFTSPMTVEETVYAQSLTDKPVKGMLTGPITILNWSFVREDITREQVAYQIAYALRLEVEALEKAGIGMIQVDEPALREGLPLKEEEHESYLDWAVKAFKLATCTVADSTQIHTHMCYCEFHDMIDAIKELDADVISIETSRSHGEMIHSFEENTYDLGIGLGVYDIHSPRVPPVEEMSDMIDRALQVLNPALFWINPDCGLKTRGREETETSLRHMVEATRLARAKYSIAD comes from the coding sequence ATGGTGAGAAGCAGCAGTTTGGGATACCCGCGGATCGGAGCGGACCGGGAATGGAAGAAGGCGCTTGAAACGTTCTGGTCGGGCAAGCTGGAGGAGGCTGAGTTCACGGCACGGCTTCAAGAAATCCGGCTAAGCCACTTGAAGAAGCAGCAGCTGAAAGGGATCGATTGGATTCCCGTCAACGATTTCAGCTTCTATGATCATATGTTGGATACGGCAGCGATGTTCGGGATTGTTCCGAAGCGCTTCGCCTACGAAGGAGGACGCGTGCCGCTGTCCGTCTATTATGCCATGGCCAGGGGAACGCAAGGGGCTGCTGCTTGCGAGATGACGAAGTGGTTCAATACGAATTACCACTATATCGTGCCGGAACTAAGCGATGCGGCACCGGCTCTAACGGAGAATCGTCCGCTCGCCGCTTACAAGGAAGCGAAGGAGGCGCTCGGCATCGAAGGGAAGCCGGTACTGGTCGGCCTGCTCACATTCCTGAAGCTGTCCAAAGGCTATGACGCCGCCGGCATCGACGCTTGGATCGAGCGTCTGCTCCCGCTGTATGTACAAGTTGTGCAGGAGCTGGAGCGGGAAGGTGTGCAATGGGTGCAGATCGACGAGCCGATTCTCGTCACGTCCGTGTCGGATCAGGATATCATCCGTTTGAAGACGATCTACGAAAAGCTTGCCGAAGGAGCGCCGAAGCTGAAGATTATGCTTCAAACGTATTTCGAAGCGGTCGACAGCTACGAGGAGATCGTGAAGCTGCCGGTCGACGGTATCGGTCTGGATTTCGTCCACGGCGGGAACGGGAATCTGGCTGCGCTGACAAAGCATGGGTTTCCCGCGGGCAAGCTGTTGGGCGCCGGCGTAATCGACGGGCGCGGCATCTGGCGCGCCGACCTGGAGCAGAAGCTGGATCTGATGGGTCAGCTTGCGGATAAAGTGGGATATGACCGGATTATCGTGCAATCATCCTGCAGCCTGCTGCATGTGCCGGTAACCGCCGAGAGGGAGACGCAGCTTGCCCCCGAGCTGCGCAATGCGCTCGCCTTCGCCGACGAGAAGCTGGATGAAATCGTGCTTCTTGCGGGTGCAGCAGCAAGCGGCGCTTCCGCCGCGGCAGCGTTTGCCGGGCAGAAGGAGGCGCTAAGGAAGCTCCAGCAATCGCCTGCGCGCAGCCGGGAAGACGTGCAGCAGGCGGTATCGCTCATGGCGGCTCAATCTGCAGCACGCGCTAGCAGCTTTAAGGAACGCCACAGCATTCAGCTGCAGAAGTGGCAGCTTCCTTTATTGCCGACGACGACGATCGGGAGCTTCCCGCAATCGGCAGAGGTACGCCAGGCGCGTCAAAATTGGCGCAAGGGCGACTGGAGCGCCGAACGCTACAGCGACTATATCAAGGAGCAGATCGGGATCTGGATCGAGCTGCAGGCAGAAATCGGCCTTGACGTGCTGGTGCACGGAGAGTTCGAGCGTACGGACATGGTCGAATATTTTGGAGAGAAGCTGGCCGGCTTCGCCTTTACCCGGAACGGCTGGGTTCAATCCTATGGTTCCCGCTGCGTGAAGCCTCCTATTATATATGGCGACGTCGCCTTTACTAGTCCGATGACGGTTGAAGAGACGGTCTATGCGCAATCGCTGACGGACAAACCGGTCAAGGGCATGCTGACCGGTCCGATCACGATTCTGAACTGGTCGTTCGTCCGTGAGGACATAACACGCGAGCAGGTTGCCTATCAGATCGCCTATGCGCTTCGGCTGGAGGTGGAGGCGCTGGAGAAGGCGGGCATCGGCATGATTCAAGTCGACGAGCCTGCCCTGCGCGAAGGCTTGCCTCTCAAGGAAGAAGAGCATGAATCCTACCTGGATTGGGCGGTTAAAGCATTCAAGCTGGCGACCTGCACCGTAGCGGATTCGACGCAGATCCACACCCATATGTGCTACTGCGAATTCCACGATATGATTGACGCCATCAAGGAGCTGGACGCGGATGTCATCTCGATCGAGACGTCGCGAAGCCATGGCGAGATGATTCACAGCTTCGAGGAGAATACCTACGATCTGGGGATTGGGCTCGGCGTTTATGATATTCATAGTCCGCGTGTTCCGCCGGTCGAGGAAATGTCCGACATGATCGATCGCGCGCTCCAGGTGTTGAATCCCGCCTTGTTCTGGATTAACCCGGACTGCGGGTTGAAGACGCGCGGACGCGAGGAAACCGAGACCTCCTTGCGGCACATGGTAGAAGCGACCCGCCTTGCCCGGGCCAAATATTCGATTGCCGATTAA
- a CDS encoding sensor histidine kinase, protein MNHDNNKTDAAPGTDKPETAVRPLRYIQDSLSYIAAFTAALLLSDTALILGALRNPGDVEPATAVYAGVLAFFCLSLWLAYDYLRQRAYYRQLEEAKRQASLLDAALRVRSGVTTDQIAVQRLLRTQYEAYMEQLGVYRRQQEMHNHFIHQWVHQMKTPVAVIDLIVQQAGQMEGAGDTQTGLGSIREETERLTRGLDMMLSTARLDKFEMDVHIRRVSLHELVRQVTNTYKRLCIKHSIFPQIIGEADVETDEKWIAFVVHQLVGNAVKYSKLKPGTKKLLLQIDRTDDGGVSLRVTDEGIGIAAHELPRIFDPFYTGHNGRLVEESTGMGLYLAKQVCAKLGHRLSVTSVPGSGTTFTVSFQMQVLHKFQ, encoded by the coding sequence ATGAATCATGACAACAACAAAACGGACGCCGCTCCGGGCACGGATAAACCGGAAACAGCGGTCAGACCGCTTCGCTATATCCAAGACAGTCTCAGCTATATCGCGGCCTTCACGGCCGCGCTGCTATTATCGGATACAGCTCTTATTCTCGGCGCGCTGCGCAACCCGGGAGACGTTGAGCCGGCAACGGCCGTATATGCGGGCGTGCTGGCTTTCTTCTGTTTATCCCTGTGGCTCGCATATGACTATTTGCGACAGCGCGCCTATTACCGCCAGTTAGAAGAAGCCAAGCGGCAGGCGTCCTTGCTGGATGCGGCCCTGCGTGTCAGGTCTGGGGTTACGACGGATCAGATCGCCGTTCAGCGGCTGCTCCGGACTCAGTATGAAGCCTATATGGAGCAGCTGGGCGTTTACCGGCGCCAACAGGAGATGCACAATCACTTTATCCATCAATGGGTTCATCAGATGAAGACCCCCGTCGCCGTTATTGATTTGATCGTGCAGCAGGCCGGTCAGATGGAGGGCGCGGGCGATACGCAGACCGGACTGGGCAGTATACGTGAAGAGACGGAGCGGCTCACCCGGGGACTCGATATGATGCTCAGCACGGCGCGGCTGGATAAATTCGAGATGGATGTGCATATTCGCCGCGTTTCGCTGCACGAACTGGTTCGACAGGTCACGAATACGTATAAGAGACTCTGCATCAAGCATTCTATCTTTCCGCAAATTATTGGAGAGGCGGATGTGGAGACAGACGAGAAGTGGATCGCCTTCGTCGTACATCAGCTGGTCGGCAATGCGGTGAAGTACAGTAAGCTTAAGCCCGGCACGAAGAAACTGCTGCTGCAAATCGACCGGACAGATGACGGCGGCGTCTCGCTGCGCGTAACCGATGAAGGAATCGGCATCGCGGCGCACGAGCTGCCCCGGATCTTCGATCCGTTCTATACCGGCCATAACGGCAGGCTTGTCGAGGAATCGACCGGTATGGGCCTCTATTTGGCCAAGCAGGTTTGCGCGAAGCTCGGGCATCGGCTGTCGGTAACGTCGGTTCCCGGCAGCGGTACGACGTTCACGGTTTCTTTTCAGATGCAAGTTCTGCACAAGTTTCAATAA
- a CDS encoding response regulator transcription factor → MYRIMIVEDDDKIGLLLKQSLDKYGFEAVRAIRLHDLKKEAVEVKPHLILLDIHLPHFDGYYWCRQFRTVTSAPILFVSARSGEMDQVMAIENGGDDYITKPIPLDLLVAKIKGLLRRAYGEYAAGHNTGALLEADGLKLDLSRSELDRQGVTVALTKNECLLAECLIGHAGRIVTREQLLETLWDDVQFVDDNTLTVNVTRLRKKLEELGLPGSIETVRGQGYKFVTGEG, encoded by the coding sequence ATGTATCGGATCATGATTGTTGAAGATGATGACAAAATCGGCTTGCTGCTTAAGCAGTCGCTGGATAAATACGGCTTCGAAGCCGTTCGGGCGATCCGCCTTCATGACTTGAAGAAGGAGGCCGTGGAGGTTAAACCCCATCTCATCCTGCTGGACATCCACCTGCCCCATTTTGACGGTTATTACTGGTGCCGGCAGTTCCGGACCGTTACAAGCGCGCCGATTCTGTTCGTCTCCGCGCGTTCCGGCGAGATGGATCAGGTGATGGCGATTGAGAACGGAGGAGACGATTATATTACGAAGCCGATTCCGCTCGATCTGCTGGTTGCCAAAATCAAGGGGCTCCTCCGCCGGGCGTACGGCGAGTATGCCGCCGGGCACAATACGGGCGCGCTGCTTGAAGCGGACGGGCTTAAGCTGGATCTTAGCCGAAGCGAGCTGGATCGTCAGGGCGTTACCGTCGCCCTGACCAAGAATGAATGCCTGCTGGCTGAATGCTTGATCGGCCATGCGGGACGAATCGTGACGCGCGAGCAGCTGCTGGAGACGTTGTGGGACGACGTTCAGTTTGTCGACGACAACACGCTGACGGTCAATGTCACGAGGCTCCGCAAGAAGCTGGAGGAGCTCGGCCTTCCGGGTAGTATCGAGACCGTCCGCGGTCAAGGATATAAATTCGTTACGGGCGAAGGATAA